A genomic segment from Melanotaenia boesemani isolate fMelBoe1 chromosome 9, fMelBoe1.pri, whole genome shotgun sequence encodes:
- the limk1a gene encoding LIM domain kinase 1a isoform X3 has translation MVGDLFFWSFCCLRLWRKDKKVAGEQKYHPECFSCLNCRAFIGDGDTYALVERSKLYCGHCYYQTIVTPVSLPDSPCSRIPHTVTLVSIPASAEGNNGCKGRGFSVAIDQPLSPTNGYSPEHGHTVRVSQVDADCISPDVKNSIHVGDRILEINGTPIHNVPLDEIDLLIQETSRLLQLTIEHDPHAQGQEGGTSEAEDQVDGTLCTPLPEGPSLTLPITQAPNPDIRNLRSRNITRSYSIDKSPGSSNAASPISQRKEINRSESLRVVSNRTHRIFRPSDLIHGEVLGKGCFGQAIKVTHRETGEVMVMKELIRFDDETQRTFLKEVKVMRCLDHPNVLKFIGVLYKDKRLNFIAEYIKGGTLREIIKKMDSNYPWNQRVSFAKDIASGMAYLHSMNIIHRDLNSHNCLVREDNTVVVADFGLARLMVDDKHEEKLTQGKLSGLKKPDRRKRYTVVGNPYWMAPEMIHGKSYDERVDIFSFGIMLCEIIGRVNADPDYLPRAMDFGLNISGFLEHYCPPDCPPAFFPMAAVCCDLDADKRPAFSKLEEWLENLKMHLDIGLPVKSELDQLHKAFWEHHSIKHPENGLHTHPEQPE, from the exons ATGGTGGGAGACTTATTTTTCTGGAGCTTCTGCTGTCTCAGGTTGTGGAGGAAGGATAAGAAG gtTGCAGGGGAACAGAAATATCACCCAGAATGCTTCAGCTGTCTGAACTGCAGGGCGTTCATCGGTGATGGAGACACATACGCTTTGGTGGAGAGATCCAAACTCTACTG CGGTCACTGTTACTATCAGACCATTGTAACTCCAGTGTCCCTACCAGACTCGCCATGCTCTCGGATCCCTCATACGGTCACACTGGTGTCCATCCCAGCCTCAGCTGAGGGAAACAATGGATGCAAGGGCAGAGGCTTCTCTGTAGCCATCGACCAGCCGCTCAGCCCGACCAACGGCTACAGTCCTGAACATGGACACACTGTCAGAGTTTCCCA AGTGGATGCGGACTGCATCAGCCCAGATGTGAAAAACTCCATTCATGTTGGAGACAGGATCCTAGAAATCAACGGGACACCCATTCACAACGTTCCTCTGGATGAG ATCGACCTGCTGATCCAGGAGACAAGTCGGCTGCTGCAGCTCACTATCGAACATGACCCTCATGCTCAGGGGCAGGAAGGAGGCACCTCAGAGGCTGAAGACCAGGTAGATGGCACCCTGTGCACCCCCTTGCCAGAGGGTCCCAGCCTCACGCTGCCAATTACCCAGGCACCCAACCCTGACATCAGAAACCTGAGATCCCGCAACATCAC GAGGAGTTACAGCATTGATAAGTCGCCAGGCTCCAGTAATGCAGCATCTCCCATCTCCCAGAGGAAAGAGATCAATCGATCAGAGTCGCTCCGAGTCGTCTCCAATCGGACTCACCGCATCTTCCGCCCGTCTGATCTCATCCATGGAGAGGTGCTTGGGAAGGGGTGCTTTGGACAGGCCATCAAG GTGACCCATAGGGAGACAGGAGAGGTGATGGTGATGAAGGAGTTGATTCGGTTTGATGACGAGACACAGAGGACATTCCTGAAAGAG GTGAAGGTGATGCGCTGCTTGGATCATCCCAATGTACTCAAGTTCATTGGAGTCCTCTATAAGGACAAGAGACTCAACTTCATCGCAGAGTACATAAAGGGAGGAACCTTGAGGGAAATCATCAAGAAAATG GACAGTAACTATCCATGGAACCAGAGGGTCAGCTTTGCTAAGGACATTGCTTCTGGGATG GCATATCTACATTCCATGAACATTATCCACCGAGACCTGAACTCACACAACTGCCTAGTCCGAGAG GACAACACAGTGGTGGTGGCAGACTTTGGCCTGGCGCGGCTTATGGTGGATGATAAGCACGAGGAGAAGCTGACACAGGGAAAATTGTCCGGCCTGAAAAAGCCTGACCGCAGGAAGAGGTATACTGTGGTGGGAAACCCATACTGGATGGCTCCTGAGATGATCCATG GGAAAAGCTATGATGAGAGGGTTGACATCTTTTCCTTTGGTATCATGCTCTGCGAG ATCATTGGTCGAGTGAATGCAGATCCAGACTACCTCCCCAGGGCGATGGACTTTGGACTGAACATTTCTGGTTTCCTGGAGCACTACTGTCCCCCTGATTGTCCCCCAGCTTTCTTTCCCATGGCTGCTGTTTGCTGTGATCTTGATGCAGACAAACG ACCTGCTTTTTCCAAACTGGAGGAGTGGCTGGAGAACCTAAAGATGCACTTGGACATTGGTCTACCTGTGAAGTCTGAACTGGACCAGCTACACAAGGCCTTCTGGGAGCACCACAGCATCAAACACCCTGAGAATGGCCTGCACACCCACCCCGAGCAGCCGGAGTAA
- the limk1a gene encoding LIM domain kinase 1a isoform X2, with amino-acid sequence MPTARVSELNIRASDMSLSSNCQNKTFTPMGDMSAKNQRKGKQPQHRLCCECSASLSHWYYEKDGRLFCKKDYWAKFGELCHGCNDPITTGLIMVAGEQKYHPECFSCLNCRAFIGDGDTYALVERSKLYCGHCYYQTIVTPVSLPDSPCSRIPHTVTLVSIPASAEGNNGCKGRGFSVAIDQPLSPTNGYSPEHGHTVRVSQVDADCISPDVKNSIHVGDRILEINGTPIHNVPLDEIDLLIQETSRLLQLTIEHDPHAQGQEGGTSEAEDQVDGTLCTPLPEGPSLTLPITQAPNPDIRNLRSRNITRSYSIDKSPGSSNAASPISQRKEINRSESLRVVSNRTHRIFRPSDLIHGEVLGKGCFGQAIKVTHRETGEVMVMKELIRFDDETQRTFLKEVKVMRCLDHPNVLKFIGVLYKDKRLNFIAEYIKGGTLREIIKKMDSNYPWNQRVSFAKDIASGMAYLHSMNIIHRDLNSHNCLVREDNTVVVADFGLARLMVDDKHEEKLTQGKLSGLKKPDRRKRYTVVGNPYWMAPEMIHGKSYDERVDIFSFGIMLCEIIGRVNADPDYLPRAMDFGLNISGFLEHYCPPDCPPAFFPMAAVCCDLDADKRPAFSKLEEWLENLKMHLDIGLPVKSELDQLHKAFWEHHSIKHPENGLHTHPEQPE; translated from the exons GTGTTGTGAGTGCAGCGCCTCACTGTCCCACTGGTATTATGAAAAAGATGGACGGCTTTTCTGCAAGAAGGACTACTGGGCCAAATTTGGGGAGCTGTGCCATGGCTGTAACGACCCGATCACCACCGGCCTCATCATG gtTGCAGGGGAACAGAAATATCACCCAGAATGCTTCAGCTGTCTGAACTGCAGGGCGTTCATCGGTGATGGAGACACATACGCTTTGGTGGAGAGATCCAAACTCTACTG CGGTCACTGTTACTATCAGACCATTGTAACTCCAGTGTCCCTACCAGACTCGCCATGCTCTCGGATCCCTCATACGGTCACACTGGTGTCCATCCCAGCCTCAGCTGAGGGAAACAATGGATGCAAGGGCAGAGGCTTCTCTGTAGCCATCGACCAGCCGCTCAGCCCGACCAACGGCTACAGTCCTGAACATGGACACACTGTCAGAGTTTCCCA AGTGGATGCGGACTGCATCAGCCCAGATGTGAAAAACTCCATTCATGTTGGAGACAGGATCCTAGAAATCAACGGGACACCCATTCACAACGTTCCTCTGGATGAG ATCGACCTGCTGATCCAGGAGACAAGTCGGCTGCTGCAGCTCACTATCGAACATGACCCTCATGCTCAGGGGCAGGAAGGAGGCACCTCAGAGGCTGAAGACCAGGTAGATGGCACCCTGTGCACCCCCTTGCCAGAGGGTCCCAGCCTCACGCTGCCAATTACCCAGGCACCCAACCCTGACATCAGAAACCTGAGATCCCGCAACATCAC GAGGAGTTACAGCATTGATAAGTCGCCAGGCTCCAGTAATGCAGCATCTCCCATCTCCCAGAGGAAAGAGATCAATCGATCAGAGTCGCTCCGAGTCGTCTCCAATCGGACTCACCGCATCTTCCGCCCGTCTGATCTCATCCATGGAGAGGTGCTTGGGAAGGGGTGCTTTGGACAGGCCATCAAG GTGACCCATAGGGAGACAGGAGAGGTGATGGTGATGAAGGAGTTGATTCGGTTTGATGACGAGACACAGAGGACATTCCTGAAAGAG GTGAAGGTGATGCGCTGCTTGGATCATCCCAATGTACTCAAGTTCATTGGAGTCCTCTATAAGGACAAGAGACTCAACTTCATCGCAGAGTACATAAAGGGAGGAACCTTGAGGGAAATCATCAAGAAAATG GACAGTAACTATCCATGGAACCAGAGGGTCAGCTTTGCTAAGGACATTGCTTCTGGGATG GCATATCTACATTCCATGAACATTATCCACCGAGACCTGAACTCACACAACTGCCTAGTCCGAGAG GACAACACAGTGGTGGTGGCAGACTTTGGCCTGGCGCGGCTTATGGTGGATGATAAGCACGAGGAGAAGCTGACACAGGGAAAATTGTCCGGCCTGAAAAAGCCTGACCGCAGGAAGAGGTATACTGTGGTGGGAAACCCATACTGGATGGCTCCTGAGATGATCCATG GGAAAAGCTATGATGAGAGGGTTGACATCTTTTCCTTTGGTATCATGCTCTGCGAG ATCATTGGTCGAGTGAATGCAGATCCAGACTACCTCCCCAGGGCGATGGACTTTGGACTGAACATTTCTGGTTTCCTGGAGCACTACTGTCCCCCTGATTGTCCCCCAGCTTTCTTTCCCATGGCTGCTGTTTGCTGTGATCTTGATGCAGACAAACG ACCTGCTTTTTCCAAACTGGAGGAGTGGCTGGAGAACCTAAAGATGCACTTGGACATTGGTCTACCTGTGAAGTCTGAACTGGACCAGCTACACAAGGCCTTCTGGGAGCACCACAGCATCAAACACCCTGAGAATGGCCTGCACACCCACCCCGAGCAGCCGGAGTAA
- the limk1a gene encoding LIM domain kinase 1a isoform X1 → MRLMLLCCTWKDERMGEEEAGGSLPVCAGCRQRIDDEQYLQALNADWHTNCFRCCECSASLSHWYYEKDGRLFCKKDYWAKFGELCHGCNDPITTGLIMVAGEQKYHPECFSCLNCRAFIGDGDTYALVERSKLYCGHCYYQTIVTPVSLPDSPCSRIPHTVTLVSIPASAEGNNGCKGRGFSVAIDQPLSPTNGYSPEHGHTVRVSQVDADCISPDVKNSIHVGDRILEINGTPIHNVPLDEIDLLIQETSRLLQLTIEHDPHAQGQEGGTSEAEDQVDGTLCTPLPEGPSLTLPITQAPNPDIRNLRSRNITRSYSIDKSPGSSNAASPISQRKEINRSESLRVVSNRTHRIFRPSDLIHGEVLGKGCFGQAIKVTHRETGEVMVMKELIRFDDETQRTFLKEVKVMRCLDHPNVLKFIGVLYKDKRLNFIAEYIKGGTLREIIKKMDSNYPWNQRVSFAKDIASGMAYLHSMNIIHRDLNSHNCLVREDNTVVVADFGLARLMVDDKHEEKLTQGKLSGLKKPDRRKRYTVVGNPYWMAPEMIHGKSYDERVDIFSFGIMLCEIIGRVNADPDYLPRAMDFGLNISGFLEHYCPPDCPPAFFPMAAVCCDLDADKRPAFSKLEEWLENLKMHLDIGLPVKSELDQLHKAFWEHHSIKHPENGLHTHPEQPE, encoded by the exons GTGTTGTGAGTGCAGCGCCTCACTGTCCCACTGGTATTATGAAAAAGATGGACGGCTTTTCTGCAAGAAGGACTACTGGGCCAAATTTGGGGAGCTGTGCCATGGCTGTAACGACCCGATCACCACCGGCCTCATCATG gtTGCAGGGGAACAGAAATATCACCCAGAATGCTTCAGCTGTCTGAACTGCAGGGCGTTCATCGGTGATGGAGACACATACGCTTTGGTGGAGAGATCCAAACTCTACTG CGGTCACTGTTACTATCAGACCATTGTAACTCCAGTGTCCCTACCAGACTCGCCATGCTCTCGGATCCCTCATACGGTCACACTGGTGTCCATCCCAGCCTCAGCTGAGGGAAACAATGGATGCAAGGGCAGAGGCTTCTCTGTAGCCATCGACCAGCCGCTCAGCCCGACCAACGGCTACAGTCCTGAACATGGACACACTGTCAGAGTTTCCCA AGTGGATGCGGACTGCATCAGCCCAGATGTGAAAAACTCCATTCATGTTGGAGACAGGATCCTAGAAATCAACGGGACACCCATTCACAACGTTCCTCTGGATGAG ATCGACCTGCTGATCCAGGAGACAAGTCGGCTGCTGCAGCTCACTATCGAACATGACCCTCATGCTCAGGGGCAGGAAGGAGGCACCTCAGAGGCTGAAGACCAGGTAGATGGCACCCTGTGCACCCCCTTGCCAGAGGGTCCCAGCCTCACGCTGCCAATTACCCAGGCACCCAACCCTGACATCAGAAACCTGAGATCCCGCAACATCAC GAGGAGTTACAGCATTGATAAGTCGCCAGGCTCCAGTAATGCAGCATCTCCCATCTCCCAGAGGAAAGAGATCAATCGATCAGAGTCGCTCCGAGTCGTCTCCAATCGGACTCACCGCATCTTCCGCCCGTCTGATCTCATCCATGGAGAGGTGCTTGGGAAGGGGTGCTTTGGACAGGCCATCAAG GTGACCCATAGGGAGACAGGAGAGGTGATGGTGATGAAGGAGTTGATTCGGTTTGATGACGAGACACAGAGGACATTCCTGAAAGAG GTGAAGGTGATGCGCTGCTTGGATCATCCCAATGTACTCAAGTTCATTGGAGTCCTCTATAAGGACAAGAGACTCAACTTCATCGCAGAGTACATAAAGGGAGGAACCTTGAGGGAAATCATCAAGAAAATG GACAGTAACTATCCATGGAACCAGAGGGTCAGCTTTGCTAAGGACATTGCTTCTGGGATG GCATATCTACATTCCATGAACATTATCCACCGAGACCTGAACTCACACAACTGCCTAGTCCGAGAG GACAACACAGTGGTGGTGGCAGACTTTGGCCTGGCGCGGCTTATGGTGGATGATAAGCACGAGGAGAAGCTGACACAGGGAAAATTGTCCGGCCTGAAAAAGCCTGACCGCAGGAAGAGGTATACTGTGGTGGGAAACCCATACTGGATGGCTCCTGAGATGATCCATG GGAAAAGCTATGATGAGAGGGTTGACATCTTTTCCTTTGGTATCATGCTCTGCGAG ATCATTGGTCGAGTGAATGCAGATCCAGACTACCTCCCCAGGGCGATGGACTTTGGACTGAACATTTCTGGTTTCCTGGAGCACTACTGTCCCCCTGATTGTCCCCCAGCTTTCTTTCCCATGGCTGCTGTTTGCTGTGATCTTGATGCAGACAAACG ACCTGCTTTTTCCAAACTGGAGGAGTGGCTGGAGAACCTAAAGATGCACTTGGACATTGGTCTACCTGTGAAGTCTGAACTGGACCAGCTACACAAGGCCTTCTGGGAGCACCACAGCATCAAACACCCTGAGAATGGCCTGCACACCCACCCCGAGCAGCCGGAGTAA